Proteins from a single region of Synechococcus sp. WH 8109:
- a CDS encoding folylpolyglutamate synthase/dihydrofolate synthase family protein, with protein sequence MDDLSDLIPRFDLRGMDLQLDRMHAALHELGHPCRTIPAIQVLGTNGKGSIASFLESALCAASLRCGVTTSPHLVSWCERIRVQGTPIAIETLRSRLQALQPLIERHRLTPFELLVTAALLEFHRQACDLLVLEVGLGGRLDATTAHPCRPVVAVASVGLDHCEHLGHSLTAIATEKAAAIPPQATVISGAQPTEVQDVLETTCRTQQAKLHWVKPLNSSWQLGLPGAIQRSNAAVALGALQALSDLGWSLPEAVIQQGFATAHWPGRLQTVHWGHHKLRLDGAHNPPAAVQLAEERSQWSDACNGVVWILAIQAHKDAVAMLQTLLQPQDQAWIIPVPSHRSWSRSALLQELPQLEHQLQEGDGLESVLHQLSSNGWPTPVPIVAGSLYLIGDLFARGVVTAE encoded by the coding sequence AGTGCTGGGCACCAACGGGAAGGGATCCATCGCCAGCTTTCTGGAATCAGCCCTCTGTGCTGCCAGCCTCCGCTGCGGGGTCACCACTTCCCCTCACCTGGTGAGCTGGTGCGAACGCATCCGGGTCCAAGGGACCCCCATTGCGATTGAAACCCTGCGCAGCCGGTTGCAGGCGCTCCAGCCCCTGATCGAACGACATCGGCTCACCCCGTTTGAACTGCTTGTGACTGCAGCCCTGTTGGAGTTCCACCGGCAAGCCTGCGACCTGCTGGTGCTGGAAGTGGGGCTGGGGGGACGGCTTGATGCCACTACGGCCCATCCCTGCCGTCCTGTAGTGGCCGTCGCTAGCGTTGGGTTGGATCATTGCGAGCACCTGGGCCACAGCCTCACTGCCATCGCAACCGAAAAAGCGGCAGCGATCCCGCCTCAGGCCACCGTGATCAGTGGCGCCCAACCCACTGAAGTTCAGGACGTCCTGGAGACAACCTGCCGCACTCAGCAGGCCAAGCTCCACTGGGTGAAGCCCCTGAATTCAAGCTGGCAACTCGGCTTGCCTGGCGCCATTCAGCGAAGCAACGCCGCTGTAGCCCTCGGTGCCTTGCAAGCCCTCTCGGACTTGGGCTGGTCGTTGCCTGAGGCTGTGATTCAGCAGGGCTTCGCCACAGCTCACTGGCCCGGTCGCCTGCAAACGGTGCATTGGGGCCACCACAAGCTTCGCCTCGATGGAGCTCACAATCCACCGGCCGCAGTGCAGCTGGCGGAAGAACGCAGCCAGTGGAGCGATGCCTGCAACGGTGTCGTGTGGATTCTGGCGATCCAGGCCCATAAAGACGCTGTCGCCATGCTCCAGACGCTGCTGCAGCCCCAGGACCAGGCCTGGATCATTCCGGTGCCGAGCCACAGGAGCTGGAGCCGTTCGGCCCTCCTCCAGGAACTGCCCCAGCTCGAGCACCAGCTGCAGGAGGGCGACGGCCTCGAAAGCGTGCTGCACCAGCTCAGCAGCAATGGATGGCCGACACCGGTACCGATTGTTGCCGGATCGCTGTATCTGATCGGTGACCTGTTCGCTCGCGGCGTTGTAACGGCAGAGTGA
- a CDS encoding pentapeptide repeat-containing protein, protein MATPAKALDTSAGVGLQDRALFQEKVDYTLTNQSNGDFEGQNLANTSFAGAVGRGANFRGANLHGAILTQGAFAEADFQGADLSDALMDRADFVATDLRNAVLTGIIASGSSFSNAQIEGADFTDALLDRDDQRRLCGEADGINPSTGVSTFDSLGC, encoded by the coding sequence ATGGCGACGCCGGCCAAGGCCCTGGACACCTCAGCAGGGGTGGGACTGCAGGATCGTGCCCTGTTCCAGGAAAAGGTGGACTACACGCTCACCAACCAGAGCAACGGCGACTTCGAGGGGCAGAACCTGGCCAACACATCCTTCGCCGGAGCCGTGGGCCGCGGAGCGAATTTCCGTGGCGCCAACCTGCATGGCGCGATCCTCACCCAAGGTGCCTTCGCCGAAGCTGATTTCCAGGGAGCTGACCTCTCCGATGCCCTGATGGATCGCGCCGACTTCGTCGCCACCGATCTACGCAATGCCGTCCTCACCGGAATCATTGCGTCGGGCAGCAGCTTCAGCAACGCTCAGATCGAGGGGGCCGATTTCACTGATGCCCTGCTCGATCGTGATGATCAACGCCGGCTTTGCGGCGAGGCCGATGGGATCAACCCCAGCACTGGAGTTTCCACCTTCGACAGCTTGGGCTGCTGA
- a CDS encoding FAD-binding oxidoreductase produces MGRADALIALLQALSVDPELELLEEPGELQRHSRDAFEYSPVLTPRLEACRAELVVRPRTVDAVERLASACAEHKVPLTLRGSGTGNYGQCVPLQGGVVMLTTALRQIRSIDPITGVVNVEPGCVMRDLDQELRRHGRQLRLMPSTWRSATIGGFVAGGSGGIGSLRWGFLRDPGHLLGLEIVPLRPDARRHQLAEMDAEALNHAYGTNGIITALSLATAPAVNWHQVSVDCEHWDQAIELMQRIAASALDLHLASLLEQPLLSRMPGWGGPVVSVHRLLLLVAPDGLNSLQRMAQSAGANLRDLGPEDLSGGNGLRELSWNHTTLHVRASEPGWTYLQMLLPQPEAPAMAALKQRWGDALLWHLELVRQQGCPRLAALPLVRWQGAEQLNRLMDDCRAAGAVLFNPHVITVEDGGLGVIDADQVAAKQRFDPEGLLNPGKLRGWEERS; encoded by the coding sequence ATGGGTCGCGCCGATGCCTTGATTGCCCTGCTGCAAGCCCTCAGCGTTGATCCTGAACTGGAGTTGTTGGAGGAACCAGGGGAGCTGCAGCGTCATTCCCGGGACGCCTTTGAGTACTCCCCCGTCCTGACGCCGCGGCTGGAGGCCTGCCGTGCTGAGTTGGTTGTTCGTCCGCGCACGGTGGATGCCGTTGAACGGCTGGCTTCGGCCTGCGCCGAGCACAAGGTTCCCTTAACCCTGCGCGGCTCCGGGACAGGGAACTACGGACAGTGTGTGCCTCTGCAGGGCGGCGTCGTGATGCTCACCACGGCCCTGCGGCAGATCCGCTCGATTGATCCGATCACCGGGGTGGTGAACGTGGAACCGGGTTGTGTGATGCGCGATCTGGATCAGGAGTTGCGCCGCCATGGACGCCAGCTGCGCTTGATGCCCAGCACCTGGCGCAGCGCCACGATTGGCGGCTTTGTGGCAGGGGGCTCTGGGGGCATCGGTTCCCTGCGCTGGGGCTTTCTGCGGGATCCAGGTCATCTGCTCGGGTTGGAGATTGTGCCGTTACGCCCCGATGCCCGGCGCCATCAACTCGCCGAGATGGATGCGGAGGCTTTGAATCACGCCTACGGCACCAACGGCATCATCACGGCTCTCAGCCTCGCCACAGCTCCAGCGGTCAACTGGCACCAGGTGAGTGTGGACTGCGAGCACTGGGACCAGGCGATTGAGCTGATGCAACGGATCGCTGCCTCGGCCTTGGATCTCCATTTGGCGAGCCTGCTGGAACAGCCGCTGCTGTCCCGGATGCCCGGCTGGGGTGGCCCTGTCGTCTCTGTGCACCGGCTGCTGTTGCTCGTTGCCCCCGATGGGCTCAACAGCCTGCAACGGATGGCGCAGTCAGCCGGCGCCAACCTGCGGGATCTCGGCCCTGAGGATCTCTCAGGCGGCAATGGCTTGCGCGAGCTGAGTTGGAACCACACCACCCTGCATGTGCGGGCTTCAGAGCCGGGATGGACTTACCTGCAGATGCTTTTGCCGCAACCGGAGGCCCCAGCGATGGCGGCATTGAAGCAGCGCTGGGGTGATGCCCTGCTCTGGCATCTCGAGCTTGTGCGTCAGCAGGGCTGTCCTCGGCTGGCGGCTCTGCCGCTTGTGCGTTGGCAGGGGGCAGAACAGCTGAACCGGTTGATGGACGACTGCAGGGCCGCGGGTGCCGTGTTGTTCAACCCCCACGTGATCACGGTGGAAGACGGCGGCCTTGGCGTCATCGATGCCGATCAGGTGGCGGCCAAGCAGCGCTTTGATCCCGAGGGCCTGCTCAATCCCGGCAAGCTTCGGGGTTGGGAGGAGCGCTCCTGA
- a CDS encoding amidohydrolase family protein, which yields MDAPSLESKPGSGVLEAWAPLGLLDFAPSTPLPEVGKQGLTPVRLAWDQGRLREPQPLSAEHVPPSRMVLPRLVDCHVHLDKAYTWQEHPNLSGSYGGALEANLREHSTRTVACVLQRGERAMERAFAHGLRAMRSHVDSGGSGAEPSWDALLTLQQRWRRRIDLQLVALVPLEFWCSAEADALARRVAASGGCLGGVLIPPCGSAVVTEQLEVLLRLADRHNCGVDLHIDEADHGPAEGMVQLLRALQRVPVQVPVTCSHASSLSLLPASCLARLAERMAAAQLSVIALPLTNAWLLARAEDATPLQRPQAPIRQLQRSGVPVAVAGDNVADPWFPGGDFDPLALLAASMPLTQLLPWQRLGLAPFTTAPPAILQLEWDGVLRAGAPADLIYMEGQGWSDLIRCAPQRQVLVDGHWQSSPGARP from the coding sequence ATGGACGCCCCGTCGCTTGAGTCCAAGCCGGGGAGTGGTGTCCTTGAGGCCTGGGCGCCCCTGGGACTGCTGGATTTCGCCCCTTCAACGCCCTTGCCGGAGGTTGGGAAGCAAGGGCTGACGCCCGTGCGCCTTGCCTGGGATCAGGGGCGCTTGCGGGAGCCCCAGCCCCTGTCCGCCGAACACGTGCCACCGTCTCGAATGGTGCTGCCGCGCTTGGTCGACTGCCATGTCCATCTGGACAAGGCCTACACCTGGCAAGAGCATCCCAACCTCAGCGGCAGCTACGGGGGTGCCCTGGAGGCCAACCTGCGGGAGCACAGCACCCGAACCGTGGCCTGCGTTCTTCAACGCGGAGAACGCGCCATGGAGAGAGCATTCGCCCATGGGCTGCGGGCCATGCGCAGCCATGTGGACAGTGGTGGCTCTGGCGCTGAGCCCAGCTGGGATGCCTTGCTAACCCTCCAGCAGCGATGGCGCCGCCGCATCGACTTGCAGCTGGTGGCGCTGGTGCCCTTGGAATTCTGGTGTTCAGCTGAAGCGGATGCTCTGGCGCGTCGTGTGGCCGCCAGTGGCGGCTGTCTGGGTGGTGTTCTGATACCTCCTTGTGGATCTGCCGTGGTCACGGAGCAGTTGGAGGTGTTGTTGCGCCTGGCTGATCGCCACAACTGCGGCGTCGATCTGCACATCGATGAGGCGGATCACGGTCCGGCGGAGGGCATGGTTCAGCTGTTGAGGGCCCTACAGCGCGTGCCGGTGCAGGTTCCCGTCACCTGCAGCCATGCCAGCAGTCTTTCCCTTCTGCCTGCGTCATGTCTGGCGCGGTTGGCAGAGCGCATGGCAGCAGCGCAGCTCAGTGTGATTGCCCTGCCCCTCACCAATGCCTGGTTGCTAGCACGGGCGGAAGATGCCACCCCCCTTCAGCGTCCGCAGGCCCCGATCCGTCAGTTGCAACGTTCTGGTGTTCCGGTGGCGGTGGCGGGTGACAACGTGGCCGACCCCTGGTTCCCGGGAGGTGACTTCGACCCCTTGGCCCTGCTGGCCGCATCGATGCCGTTGACTCAGTTGTTGCCCTGGCAGCGCCTGGGCCTGGCCCCCTTCACCACGGCACCGCCCGCCATTCTTCAACTGGAATGGGATGGGGTGCTGCGGGCCGGCGCTCCCGCCGATCTGATCTACATGGAGGGCCAGGGATGGTCGGACCTGATCCGTTGTGCTCCTCAGCGTCAGGTTCTCGTGGACGGCCACTGGCAGTCGTCACCGGGCGCTAGACCCTGA
- a CDS encoding DUF4359 domain-containing protein, protein MLAGGIAAAGVLSLVASNPSLEDYQAHAGDQLVRLGTKELCDEPTLPMVLRLWIRNCPELIASQRDALAALAGQFTTRRNLLLASLYSTRMDRKEMLPGLRLPGFEVLSLGVAGHFVVLSTDAGNGAER, encoded by the coding sequence ATATTGGCGGGGGGGATTGCAGCGGCCGGGGTGCTGTCGCTGGTGGCGTCCAACCCGTCGTTGGAGGACTATCAAGCTCATGCCGGTGATCAGCTGGTCCGGTTGGGCACCAAGGAACTGTGCGACGAGCCGACCCTGCCGATGGTGCTGCGTCTCTGGATTCGCAATTGCCCTGAACTGATTGCCTCCCAGCGGGATGCACTGGCGGCGTTGGCGGGTCAGTTCACCACCCGTCGAAACTTGTTGTTGGCCAGTTTGTATTCCACACGGATGGACAGGAAGGAGATGCTGCCCGGTCTGCGCCTGCCTGGTTTTGAAGTGCTCAGCCTTGGTGTGGCCGGTCACTTCGTGGTCCTCAGCACCGATGCCGGCAACGGTGCTGAGCGGTGA